Proteins encoded together in one Plutella xylostella chromosome 17, ilPluXylo3.1, whole genome shotgun sequence window:
- the LOC105388147 gene encoding protein suex-1 isoform X1 produces the protein MKIAHSTIKTLLLSLLGISTVFAENNESNIEVIPLTNTQHEKQHTSDSAVPNTNTNVLDNKNPLAELILNDNNERINHSEAQSRVKRHFLPYYPGYYPYYRPYPVPLPLVGGFGGGVIIGGIGGYGYGRGFGGYGRGFGGYGRGFGGYGRGFGGRGFGGHGFGFGGGHGFGGFGGHGGRG, from the exons atgaAGATC GCTCATTCAACAATCAAGACTTTATTGCTATCCCTACTGGGGATATCCACCGTATTTGCAGAAAACAATGAAAGTAATATTGAAGTTATACCTCTAACAAACACTCAACATGAGAAACAACATACCTCGGACTCGGCCGTTCCTAACACCAATACCAACGTTTTAGATAATAAAAATCCATTGGCTGAGTTAATTTTGAATGACAATAACGAACGGATTAATCATAGTGAGGCTCAGTCAAGAGTGAAAAGGCACTTTCTACCGTATTATCCAGGATACTACCCCTACTACCGACCAT ATCCCGTTCCTCTACCGCTAGTAGGTGGTTTCGGGGGAGGTGTGATAATCGGTGGAATAGGAGGCTATGGCTACGGCAGAGGATTCGGTGGCTATGGCAGAGGATTTGGTGGCTATGGAAGAGGCTTCGGAGGCTATGGAAGAGGCTTTGGCGGGCGTGGTTTTGGAGGACATGGATTTGGGTTTGGCGGCGGTCATGGCTTCGGAGGATTCGGAGGACACGGAGGAAGAGGATAA
- the LOC105388146 gene encoding ankyrin repeat domain-containing protein 27 produces the protein MDGSYDENLSENPFYAEFKNEYGNLFQHCISQSWIICVPRVGCSSSRVYTVEDFCAHILVPSDELPETHYNTLTEKQVTVVNKVITVEVTKGLPLQSHILFEETFYTEDFMKYKVWCIETPLEPSTATGSSIATDYISSINDCIDLLWTQAAGRQVLDQIEHSVKEFLKKNPSLPQSVGLLRDAVSELYTQCLQIALQNRRLREKSKSCKQVLDNIKIAVECYMQHLLFNYIFKPLCTCCAYEDSHLNKKIRNLSDIQLRDLDIRKDLYQTIPRARQILSKLNSYTTVLEKVLCLKQALNAINKVEKGENIILLTADDMLPVFVFLVIKSNLPNWFTQVTYMKEFRFSGTTKGDGDECAFLITTLEAVVQHIQSGALAGPPNPEAYYYESDLTEENLNGNQKRKNSLTESLSTSDTNSGEETLEYIFELIKASHTEQVRTILERNHKHLNGIEQGGDKMLKLALEGLELFDDDDSDEEAQPKLCHPLCNCKRCCKKISKNLIKTSPTVTSRDNHCLTPLHVASIHGKAAIVETLIDIGAEIDASDLNECTPLHYAASRGHQNALLLLVHSGANINRVNIDKNTPLHMAVNNGHLNCVKALIYFAEHSRKDLKINCANDSGNTPLHLASKWGYEGIAELLIKNGAEPSIQNRYNKTPFDYAHNLNILHILKSCTPNLYEYIHITSSNIKALNCKSDNPVAAKLQVATNKTHDVQNASKTVENLKRIERILKAISYGDVKLACFYMNINYVAYVSGSNEANGSPCHPLCECSSCRQKSESSISDFDVNFCDSNGVTALQFASRYGLEELCRILILNKADVNLADKKGQTAVHLSSINNKTIVLRLLLDNGGNVNAIDMSGNTPLHEASQMGNIGAVKILLAYNPDTSIINTSGKSALDIAKEKVHLTIIDLIEKYSHHGNKEF, from the coding sequence aTGGACGGTTCATACGACGAGAATCTATCAGAAAACCCATTCTATGCAGAGTTCAAGAACGAGTATGGAAATTTGTTTCAACACTGCATTTCACAGTCATGGATCATCTGCGTCCCCCGCGTGGGCTGCTCCAGCTCGCGCGTCTACACGGTGGAGGACTTCTGTGCCCACATCCTTGTCCCAAGCGATGAACTGCCTGAGACACACTACAACACCCTCACAGAGAAACAAGTGACAGTCGTCAATAAAGTCATTACCGTAGAGGTCACCAAGGGCCTTCCGCTGCAAAGCCACATTCTCTTTGAAGAAACTTTCTACACTGAAGACTTCATGAAATACAAGGTATGGTGCATAGAGACTCCACTAGAGCCATCAACTGCTACAGGCAGCTCAATAGCTACTGATTACATCTCATCCATCAATGATTGCATAGATCTGCTCTGGACACAGGCGGCTGGCCGACAAGTCTTAGACCAAATAGAGCACAGTGTCAAAGAGTTTCTGAAGAAAAATCCTTCACTCCCACAGTCAGTTGGGCTTCTGCGTGATGCTGTGAGTGAGCTGTACACACAGTGTCTACAAATAGCTCTGCAAAACCGCCGGTTAAGAGAGAAATCTAAATCATGTAAGCAAGTTCTTGACAATATTAAAATAGCTGTTGAATGCTATATGCAGCATTTGCTGTTCAACTACATTTTCAAACCATTATGTACCTGCTGTGCTTATGAAGACTCACATCTTAACAAAAAGATTAGGAACTTGTCAGATATTCAACTGAGAGATCTAGACATCAGAAAGGACCTGTATCAAACAATACCACGGGCAAGACAGATTCTCTCAAAGCTCAACTCATATACCACAGTCTTAGAAAAAGTACTATGTCTAAAGCAGGCACTGAATGCGATCAACAAAGTTGAAAAAGGAGAAAATATCATTCTTCTGACTGCGGATGATATGTTGCCAGTGTTTGTCTTTCTTGTAATCAAATCAAACCTGCCTAATTGGTTCACGCAGGTGACCTACATGAAAGAATTCAGGTTCAGTGGAACAACAAAGGGAGATGGTGATGAATGTGCATTCTTGATCACCACACTAGAGGCTGTAGTACAACACATACAGTCCGGGGCACTGGCAGGACCTCCTAACCCTGAAGCCTATTACTATGAGAGTGACCTTACTGAAGAAAATCTTAATGGAAACCAGAAGAGAAAGAATAGCTTAACAGAATCTCTGTCAACATCAGACACCAATAGCGGGGAAGAAACTCTTGAATATATCTTTGAGTTGATCAAAGCATCTCACACTGAACAAGTAAGAACTATCCTGGAGAGGAATCATAAACATTTGAATGGGATTGAGCAGGGTGGAGacaaaatgttaaaattagCCCTGGAAGGTTTAGAActatttgatgatgatgacagtgATGAGGAAGCCCAACCCAAACTCTGTCACCCATTATGTAACTGCAAGAGATGCTGTAAGAAAATCTCTAAGAATCTCATTAAAACTTCGCCCACAGTAACTTCTCGTGATAACCACTGTCTGACTCCACTGCATGTGGCTTCTATTCATGGCAAAGCGGCCATTGTGGAGACCCTCATTGACATTGGGGCAGAAATAGATGCCAGTGACCTGAATGAATGTACTCCGTTGCATTATGCAGCATCTAGGGGTCACCAGAATGCCCTGTTACTGCTAGTGCATTCTGGGGCAAATATAAATCGTGTCAACATTGATAAGAATACTCCACTGCATATGGCAGTAAATAATGGTCATCTCAACTGTGTCAAAGCTCTCATCTATTTCGCTGAACACAGCAGAAAGGATCTTAAGATAAATTGTGCTAATGATTCTGGAAATACACCACTTCACCTGGCGTCCAAGTGGGGCTATGAAGGAATTGCTGAGTTGTTAATAAAAAATGGAGCTGAACCATCCATTCAAAACCGCTACAATAAAACCCCTTTTGACTATGCACACAACTTGAACATACTTCATATACTAAAGTCATGCACTCCCAACTTGTATGAATACATTCATATAACGAGTTCTAACATCAAGGCCTTGAATTGCAAATCAGACAATCCGGTAGCGGCGAAGCTTCAAGTGgcaacaaacaaaacacatgATGTTCAGAATGCGTCAAAAACAGTTGAAAACTTAAAAAGGATTGAGAGAATACTAAAAGCGATATCCTACGGAGACGTAAAGCTCGCCTGCTTTTACATGAATATAAATTACGTGGCATATGTTAGTGGAAGTAATGAAGCAAACGGCTCGCCGTGTCACCCGCTGTGCGAATGCTCAAGTTGCAGACAAAAATCTGAGTCATCGATATCAGATTTTGATGTGAACTTCTGTGATTCTAATGGCGTGACAGCACTACAGTTCGCATCTCGATATGGACTAGAAGAACTGTGCCGTATTTTGATACTAAACAAAGCAGATGTAAACTTGGCGGACAAAAAAGGCCAAACTGCAGTACACttatcatcaataaataacaagaCGATAGTGTTGCGCCTGTTATTAGATAATGGCGGTAATGTTAATGCTATTGATATGTCAGGTAACACACCATTGCATGAAGCGAGTCAGATGGGAAACATCGGCGCAGTTAAGATATTGTTGGCCTACAACCCCGACACATCAATTATAAACACATCTGGCAAGTCTGCTCTTGATATAGCTAAGGAAAAGGTTCACTTGACTATTATTGATTTGATAGAAAAATATAGTCATCACGGAAACAAGGAGTTTTAG
- the LOC125489765 gene encoding uncharacterized protein LOC125489765 has translation MCNIILLYVIVCENIKTGANTGRLVMMFSVLMTFLVPILLISRAGQRVHDNADGNRRALVKLLNRAQPADANFPILRRLTDVTCTQRVTITLFGSVRVGHALLPGAFAFLATYLINGLQFNSIL, from the exons ATGtgcaatattattttgttatacgTCATTGTatgtgaaaatattaaaacg GGAGCAAACACGGGTCGCTTAGTAATGATGTTCAGTGTACTAATGACATTCCTAGTACCGATTCTTCTAATATCGAGGGCCGGACAGCGCGTGCACGACAACGCAGACGGCAACCGGAGAGCTTTGGTGAAGTTACTGAACCGGGCTCAACCAG CGGACGCAAACTTCCCCATTCTCCGTCGATTGACGGACGTGACCTGTACCCAGAGGGTGACGATCACTCTGTTCGGCTCCGTGCGGGTGGGCCACGCGCTGCTGCCCGGGGCCTTCGCCTTCCTCGCCACGTACCTCATCAACGGGTTGCAGTTCAACAGCATATTGTAA
- the LOC105388147 gene encoding protein suex-1 isoform X2 produces the protein MKIAHSTIKTLLLSLLGISTVFAENNESNIEVIPLTNTQHEKQHTSDSAVPNTNTNVLDNKNPLAELILNDNNERINHSEAQSRVKRHFLPYYPGYYPYYRPYPVPLPLVGGFGGGVIIGGIGGYGYGRGFGGYGRGFGGRGFGGHGFGFGGGHGFGGFGGHGGRG, from the exons atgaAGATC GCTCATTCAACAATCAAGACTTTATTGCTATCCCTACTGGGGATATCCACCGTATTTGCAGAAAACAATGAAAGTAATATTGAAGTTATACCTCTAACAAACACTCAACATGAGAAACAACATACCTCGGACTCGGCCGTTCCTAACACCAATACCAACGTTTTAGATAATAAAAATCCATTGGCTGAGTTAATTTTGAATGACAATAACGAACGGATTAATCATAGTGAGGCTCAGTCAAGAGTGAAAAGGCACTTTCTACCGTATTATCCAGGATACTACCCCTACTACCGACCAT ATCCCGTTCCTCTACCGCTAGTAGGTGGTTTCGGGGGAGGTGTGATAATCGGTGGAATAGGAGGCTATGGCTACGGCAGAGGATTCGGTG GCTATGGAAGAGGCTTTGGCGGGCGTGGTTTTGGAGGACATGGATTTGGGTTTGGCGGCGGTCATGGCTTCGGAGGATTCGGAGGACACGGAGGAAGAGGATAA